In a single window of the Gammaproteobacteria bacterium genome:
- a CDS encoding HipA domain-containing protein: MTNGSNYILDVIIGSQRKIATITMRVGSETEISLIYQPAWIEQGFPISPHLPLNGKFDFRAVRNYLQNLLPEGKGLEDITSNTTISKNNTFGLIRVIGQETSGALSFKAPDQLPKPTHLRVVTDNELTDKLARFCNIGESITYWDGRTRLSVAGVQDKLNFLEYDGKIGFGEGNLCSNKIFKFETGKAPLIAVNEFFTMMLARHSGIDVPKVEIRAYGGVRTFVIERFDRRLLADKSSVQCRHVIDGCQATNLPPSYKYERQHGDEGDGIYMRDGVSFSHLFAVKTSNDAAYRLKLIQWMTFNILTRNYDAHGKNISFFVGSKGLELTPFYDLVNIEAIIQEIKRRSQASDSTEPDSSIPQNYAMSIGEYEQGSEGNFKNSITAFMLADFANSFEISLPRIELVMTQVTQSVLKSLATCRQETLNHDLSAAEIKHVDLCITIVTGAAEELLTEIKQITDMKELF; this comes from the coding sequence ATGACCAATGGTTCTAATTATATTCTGGATGTAATCATCGGTAGCCAAAGAAAGATTGCGACAATAACAATGCGCGTTGGCTCTGAAACAGAAATATCACTTATTTACCAACCAGCATGGATAGAACAAGGTTTCCCTATTTCGCCACACCTGCCTTTAAATGGTAAATTCGATTTTAGAGCCGTTAGAAACTACCTGCAAAACTTGCTACCTGAAGGCAAAGGCTTAGAAGATATCACCAGCAATACCACGATATCGAAAAATAATACCTTTGGCCTTATTCGTGTTATTGGCCAAGAAACCTCCGGCGCACTTTCGTTTAAAGCGCCAGATCAATTGCCAAAGCCTACCCATTTAAGGGTGGTTACCGACAACGAACTGACTGATAAATTAGCGCGGTTTTGCAATATTGGTGAGTCGATAACCTATTGGGATGGTCGCACCAGACTGTCTGTTGCCGGCGTGCAGGACAAACTTAACTTTCTTGAATACGACGGAAAAATCGGTTTTGGCGAAGGGAACCTGTGTTCGAACAAAATATTCAAGTTTGAAACGGGCAAAGCACCGCTTATTGCGGTTAACGAGTTTTTCACCATGATGCTGGCGCGCCATAGTGGTATTGATGTACCTAAAGTCGAAATACGCGCTTATGGTGGTGTAAGGACCTTCGTGATTGAGCGATTTGATCGCCGCTTACTCGCTGATAAAAGTAGCGTGCAATGTCGCCACGTTATTGATGGCTGCCAAGCAACGAACTTACCACCGTCGTACAAATACGAACGACAACACGGTGATGAGGGAGATGGCATTTATATGCGTGATGGCGTGTCTTTTTCTCATTTGTTTGCCGTTAAAACATCGAACGACGCAGCTTATCGTTTAAAGCTAATTCAATGGATGACTTTCAACATTCTGACCCGAAACTATGATGCCCATGGCAAAAACATTAGTTTTTTTGTTGGTAGCAAGGGATTAGAGCTAACGCCGTTTTATGATCTGGTGAATATAGAAGCGATTATTCAAGAAATTAAACGTCGTAGTCAGGCTAGCGACTCAACCGAACCCGATAGCAGTATTCCCCAAAACTATGCGATGTCGATTGGCGAATATGAACAAGGCTCTGAGGGAAATTTCAAAAATTCAATTACCGCTTTTATGTTAGCCGATTTTGCTAACAGCTTTGAGATATCACTGCCACGTATTGAGTTGGTGATGACCCAAGTCACTCAGTCGGTGTTAAAGTCTTTAGCGACCTGCCGGCAGGAAACTCTAAACCATGATTTGTCAGCAGCTGAAATCAAGCATGTTGACCTGTGTATCACAATCGTTACCGGCGCTGCTGAAGAACTTCTAACCGAAATAAAACAAATTACTGATATGAAAGAGTTGTTCTAA
- a CDS encoding helix-turn-helix domain-containing protein, producing MPDLSTKFSPNLLALAITAKRTGMRLRIVDVAKALTISKQTIIKIEKGDPKVNFINVLRVMELLGLSFDITTDESQLKPADQQLGEHDDQWF from the coding sequence ATGCCCGATTTATCAACCAAGTTCTCCCCTAACCTGCTCGCGCTTGCGATAACTGCCAAGCGAACGGGTATGAGGTTACGAATTGTTGATGTGGCTAAAGCGCTGACTATTTCAAAGCAAACCATTATTAAGATTGAAAAAGGCGATCCTAAAGTAAACTTCATTAATGTGCTCAGAGTAATGGAGTTGCTCGGACTCTCTTTTGACATAACAACCGATGAAAGCCAATTAAAGCCGGCAGATCAGCAATTAGGAGAGCATGATGACCAATGGTTCTAA
- a CDS encoding TonB-dependent receptor, protein MKFARTPIAQSLCLILGLNAHAIAQDHTQDNTQNNTQAQIQTEIENVVVFGQQQSYLNPLVSTATKTDIDPLDTPVTVNVINQQFLADIRAESLADAYGYTTGLGRSGVTANSFTLRGIAADLSSIQVNGLPGLASRFGSPTTANVEQVEILKGPASIMYGQIQPGGLINIVTKKPQDQASVSVDVSLNTYATDVSGASDDNSLTATIDATGPLNESDTWLYRLIVSAEDNNSYRNDVDSQNYYLFPTLTYRHSDETAVTFGVELQSENRVADNGLAVLNNDIKQIADIDTHYQSAGDTSDDRGLVAFTTFNHQLNDNFDLTVDWRSVWHEDERDLYENNAVVDSSDSVKLRDRTQLNIRDYHYVDIRTTGQLWTGDIEHQVLFGANIGTEESDFKRETYTKTTVDFYAPSDLTATDQSAYVLNHRITKHKNYGLYAQDSIALSQSWSVMAGLRYTRQDTEYNDAQENASRGTSSQQRLTSSSDAFVSQAGVVYKIMPDTSLYLSYGESFNPNSIEDTDANGDTFEPEEGRQYELGIKSTLFNDTTSLNIAYFDIEKSNVVDENEAGDNELLGKVISTGIEAELLMMPVENWQIKLGYAYVDANVSGSLDPAINGNRVAGSALNEAYVWTKYNLPNEIAGGLVSATLGINYESSRYTSSDVDTRVELPSYTTVDIGVHYEFGDYRTSLNLENITDELYYIGGSKDTRIYVGDPRNITLSVSGKF, encoded by the coding sequence ATGAAGTTTGCTAGAACCCCGATCGCCCAAAGCCTATGCTTAATTTTGGGATTAAATGCCCACGCTATTGCTCAAGACCACACTCAAGACAACACTCAAAATAATACTCAAGCACAAATACAGACAGAAATAGAAAACGTTGTTGTGTTTGGCCAACAGCAGTCTTACTTGAACCCGCTTGTCAGTACGGCCACCAAAACCGATATCGATCCCCTAGATACCCCCGTGACTGTTAATGTCATTAATCAGCAGTTTTTAGCAGATATTCGGGCTGAGTCTCTCGCCGATGCATACGGTTATACCACAGGGTTAGGCCGAAGCGGCGTCACAGCAAACTCATTTACCTTGCGAGGAATTGCAGCTGATTTGAGCTCAATTCAAGTCAATGGCTTACCAGGCTTAGCATCACGCTTTGGCTCACCAACAACAGCCAACGTTGAACAAGTTGAAATATTAAAAGGCCCGGCATCTATTATGTATGGCCAAATCCAGCCCGGTGGCCTAATTAATATTGTGACCAAAAAGCCACAAGATCAGGCGTCAGTTAGTGTCGATGTCTCTCTAAATACCTATGCAACTGATGTTAGTGGTGCGAGTGACGACAATAGTTTAACCGCAACCATTGATGCGACCGGGCCACTTAATGAAAGTGACACTTGGTTATATCGTTTAATCGTCAGCGCTGAAGACAATAATTCCTATCGAAACGATGTTGATTCACAAAATTATTACCTATTTCCGACACTAACTTACCGTCATAGCGATGAAACTGCGGTTACTTTTGGGGTCGAGCTGCAGTCAGAAAATCGCGTCGCGGATAATGGCCTTGCAGTATTGAATAACGATATCAAACAAATTGCTGACATCGATACCCATTACCAGTCGGCAGGTGATACCAGTGATGACCGCGGTTTAGTCGCGTTTACGACGTTTAATCATCAGCTTAACGATAACTTCGACTTAACCGTCGACTGGCGCAGTGTTTGGCATGAAGACGAACGCGATCTTTATGAAAATAACGCAGTAGTTGATTCTAGCGACTCGGTAAAACTAAGAGATCGTACTCAACTAAATATACGTGACTATCATTATGTTGATATTCGAACTACGGGTCAGTTATGGACGGGCGACATTGAGCATCAAGTGTTATTCGGTGCCAATATCGGGACAGAAGAGAGCGACTTTAAACGTGAAACCTATACTAAAACGACGGTTGATTTTTATGCTCCTAGCGATTTAACCGCCACTGACCAAAGCGCCTATGTGCTTAACCATCGCATTACTAAGCATAAAAATTATGGCCTTTACGCTCAAGATAGCATCGCGTTAAGCCAGTCGTGGAGCGTCATGGCTGGCCTGCGTTATACCCGTCAAGACACTGAATATAACGATGCACAAGAAAATGCCTCACGGGGAACTTCATCACAACAAAGATTAACGAGTTCAAGTGATGCCTTTGTTTCACAAGCCGGCGTCGTGTATAAGATCATGCCGGACACCTCGTTATACTTAAGTTACGGCGAAAGCTTTAACCCAAATAGCATTGAAGACACTGATGCCAATGGCGATACCTTTGAGCCAGAAGAAGGCCGTCAATATGAGTTGGGCATCAAAAGCACGCTCTTTAATGACACAACAAGCCTAAACATTGCGTATTTCGATATTGAAAAATCTAATGTGGTTGATGAAAATGAAGCTGGCGATAATGAACTACTGGGCAAAGTAATTAGTACCGGTATAGAAGCTGAATTGTTAATGATGCCTGTTGAAAACTGGCAAATTAAGCTCGGTTATGCCTATGTCGATGCAAATGTGTCGGGCAGTCTAGATCCTGCTATTAATGGTAATCGCGTTGCAGGTTCAGCATTAAATGAAGCCTACGTTTGGACCAAATACAATTTACCGAACGAGATTGCTGGCGGCTTAGTAAGTGCAACTTTAGGCATCAATTATGAAAGTTCGCGTTACACCAGTTCAGATGTCGATACTCGTGTTGAGCTGCCAAGTTATACAACGGTTGATATCGGTGTTCATTA